One genomic region from Clarias gariepinus isolate MV-2021 ecotype Netherlands chromosome 20, CGAR_prim_01v2, whole genome shotgun sequence encodes:
- the LOC128508588 gene encoding butyrophilin subfamily 1 member A1-like isoform X2 → MLLICIASVLVCSAAEFSLVVPESSVSAQLGSSVVLPCSLSPPLNSKTFEVQWYKNEDSKKTVMLHKAENVQEIRRDARYKDRVSLIGELEKGNISLELNNFTAADEGEYVCHAQSISWYEKASVNLVVKALGSPVVVSSADAGILTSHVLGVNVTCTSGGWSPKPTLTWRDSAGRELPNTHTHYRTDSEGLVSVSSWLLVSPSQSDWISCTVGLNHQEVRESRIVPLRGFWKAFILTLVVSLIIIIIIFTILLILFKKVNSHESLQSESVPLNTTENTKRVSLTLDPSTAAKCLKVSRDGKSVSYKTLNSKSDCKFPDVVSKEKFGSGQHYWEVMIWDKTSRAQPKSSWCVGVTQKPHSETQKPHSEKVLRALCYEEGSGLYANTHDFSKISTECNMYTLGLHLDCERRKLTFYNADKPFKHDLYTFNTIPQGTYYAFLSPGVKDDHPIRILNQD, encoded by the exons atGCTACTGATCTGCATTGCATCGGTTCTCGTCTGTTCTGCAGCAG AGTTCTCCCTGGTTGTCCCTGAATCTTCGGTCTCAGCACAGTTGGGTTCCTCAGTTGTTCTGCCCTGCAGTCTTTCTCCACCTTTAAACTCCAAAACTTTTGAAGTCCAGTGGTACAAGAACGAAGACTCTAAAAAAACAGTTATGCTCCACAAAGCCGAAAATGTGCAGGAGATCAGGAGAGATGCCAGGTACAAGGACAGAGTGTCTCTGATTGGAGAACTGGAGAAAGGGAACATCTCATTGGAACTGAATAATTTCACAGCGGCAGATGAAGGAGAATATGTGTGCCATGCTCAGAGCATCAGTTGGTATGAGAAGGCCAGCGTGAACCTGGTTGTGAAAg CACTGGGTTCTCCTGTTGTTGTCTCATCTGCGGATGCTGGAATATTAACATCTCACGTACTAGGGGTGAATGTGACCTGTACATCAGGTGGATGGTCACCAAAACCCACACTCACCTGGAGAGACAGCGCAGGACGAGAACTCCCAAACACCCACACTCACTACAGAACTG acTCTGAAGGCTTAGTGAGTGTGAGCTCGTGGTTGCTTGTATCTCCGTCTCAGTCAGACTGGATCTCCTGTACTGTGGGTTTAAACCATCAGGAAGTGAGAGAGAGCAGAATTGTTCCACTCAGAG GATTCTGGAAGGCGTTCATCTTGACTCTGGTGGTGTCattaattatcatcatcatcatcttcactaTTCTTCTAATTTTATTCAAAAAAG TTAACTCTCACGAGTCTTTACAATCAGAGAGTGTTCCTCTCAACACTACAGAGAACACCAAGCGAG TGAGTCTCACTCTGGATCCATCAACAGCTGCTAAATGTCTGAAAGTCTCCAGGGACGGGAAAAGTGTTTCCTATAAAACACTAAACAGTAAATCTGACTGTAAATTTCCTGATGTTGTGAGTAAAGAGAAGTTCGGCTCAGGGCAGCACTACTGGGAGGTGATGATCTGGGATAAAACATCAAGGGCACAGCCGAAATCATCATGGTGTGTAGGAGTGACTCAGAAACCCCACTCGGAGACTCAGAAACCCCACTCGGAGAAGGTCCTCAGAGCTCTCTGTTATGAAGAAGGCAGTGGGTTATACGCTAATACTCATGATTTTAGTAAAATATCCACTGAATGTAACATGTACACATTAGGGCTGCATTTAGACTGTGAACGTCGCAAACTTACCTTTTATAATGCAGATAAACCCTTTAAACATGATCTCTACACATTTAATACCATCCCACAGGGCACGTATTACGCGTTCCTCAGTCCAGGAGTGAAAGATGATCATCCTATCAGAATTCTCAATCAGGACTGA
- the LOC128508588 gene encoding butyrophilin subfamily 1 member A1-like isoform X1 — protein sequence MLLICIASVLVCSAAEFSLVVPESSVSAQLGSSVVLPCSLSPPLNSKTFEVQWYKNEDSKKTVMLHKAENVQEIRRDARYKDRVSLIGELEKGNISLELNNFTAADEGEYVCHAQSISWYEKASVNLVVKALGSPVVVSSADAGILTSHVLGVNVTCTSGGWSPKPTLTWRDSAGRELPNTHTHYRTDSEGLVSVSSWLLVSPSQSDWISCTVGLNHQEVRESRIVPLRGFWKAFILTLVVSLIIIIIIFTILLILFKKAKAAVNSHESLQSESVPLNTTENTKRVSLTLDPSTAAKCLKVSRDGKSVSYKTLNSKSDCKFPDVVSKEKFGSGQHYWEVMIWDKTSRAQPKSSWCVGVTQKPHSETQKPHSEKVLRALCYEEGSGLYANTHDFSKISTECNMYTLGLHLDCERRKLTFYNADKPFKHDLYTFNTIPQGTYYAFLSPGVKDDHPIRILNQD from the exons atGCTACTGATCTGCATTGCATCGGTTCTCGTCTGTTCTGCAGCAG AGTTCTCCCTGGTTGTCCCTGAATCTTCGGTCTCAGCACAGTTGGGTTCCTCAGTTGTTCTGCCCTGCAGTCTTTCTCCACCTTTAAACTCCAAAACTTTTGAAGTCCAGTGGTACAAGAACGAAGACTCTAAAAAAACAGTTATGCTCCACAAAGCCGAAAATGTGCAGGAGATCAGGAGAGATGCCAGGTACAAGGACAGAGTGTCTCTGATTGGAGAACTGGAGAAAGGGAACATCTCATTGGAACTGAATAATTTCACAGCGGCAGATGAAGGAGAATATGTGTGCCATGCTCAGAGCATCAGTTGGTATGAGAAGGCCAGCGTGAACCTGGTTGTGAAAg CACTGGGTTCTCCTGTTGTTGTCTCATCTGCGGATGCTGGAATATTAACATCTCACGTACTAGGGGTGAATGTGACCTGTACATCAGGTGGATGGTCACCAAAACCCACACTCACCTGGAGAGACAGCGCAGGACGAGAACTCCCAAACACCCACACTCACTACAGAACTG acTCTGAAGGCTTAGTGAGTGTGAGCTCGTGGTTGCTTGTATCTCCGTCTCAGTCAGACTGGATCTCCTGTACTGTGGGTTTAAACCATCAGGAAGTGAGAGAGAGCAGAATTGTTCCACTCAGAG GATTCTGGAAGGCGTTCATCTTGACTCTGGTGGTGTCattaattatcatcatcatcatcttcactaTTCTTCTAATTTTATTCAAAAAAG caaaagcagcAG TTAACTCTCACGAGTCTTTACAATCAGAGAGTGTTCCTCTCAACACTACAGAGAACACCAAGCGAG TGAGTCTCACTCTGGATCCATCAACAGCTGCTAAATGTCTGAAAGTCTCCAGGGACGGGAAAAGTGTTTCCTATAAAACACTAAACAGTAAATCTGACTGTAAATTTCCTGATGTTGTGAGTAAAGAGAAGTTCGGCTCAGGGCAGCACTACTGGGAGGTGATGATCTGGGATAAAACATCAAGGGCACAGCCGAAATCATCATGGTGTGTAGGAGTGACTCAGAAACCCCACTCGGAGACTCAGAAACCCCACTCGGAGAAGGTCCTCAGAGCTCTCTGTTATGAAGAAGGCAGTGGGTTATACGCTAATACTCATGATTTTAGTAAAATATCCACTGAATGTAACATGTACACATTAGGGCTGCATTTAGACTGTGAACGTCGCAAACTTACCTTTTATAATGCAGATAAACCCTTTAAACATGATCTCTACACATTTAATACCATCCCACAGGGCACGTATTACGCGTTCCTCAGTCCAGGAGTGAAAGATGATCATCCTATCAGAATTCTCAATCAGGACTGA
- the LOC128508585 gene encoding butyrophilin subfamily 1 member A1-like — translation MLLIYFASVLICSAAVSHSEFSLVVPLSSVSAQLGSSVVLPCSLSPPLNSETFEVQWYKNKDSEETFLLRKAENVQETVRDARYKDRVSLIGELEKGNISLELRNLTTADEGEYVCFVETISWYEKASVNLVVNEFSLVVPESSVSAQLGSSVVLPCSLSRPINTRSFEVQWYKNKDSEETVLLHKAENVQEIRRDARYKDRVSLIGELEKGDISLELKNLMVADEGEYVCHAQSISWYEKASVNLVVKALGSPVVVSFADAGELTSEIRMVIVTCTSAGWSPKPTLTWRDSAGRELPNTHTHYRTDSEGLVSVSSWLLVSPSQSDWIFCTVGLNHQEVRESRIVPLRGSWKEAFVLTLVVSLIIIIIFTILLILSRKGLLPHCSSHKKAKAAVNSHESLQSETLPLNTQQEQGISPLSAAPEPTEERPAWQERYKVSLTLDPSTAHKCLKVSRDRKSVSCEKPNSKSDCKFPDVVSKEKFGSGQHYWEVMIRDKTSRARPKSSWCVGVTLKPEAAPPASIVWRVYEAIWKSEYKNVLAALCYEEGTGLYPNTHDSCKISTECNMYTLGLHLNCESRTLSFYNADKPSHNHLYTFDTIPQGTYYALLSPGVKDEHPIRIIEIS, via the exons ATGCTACTGATCTACTTTGCATCAGTTCTCATCTGTTCTGCAGcag TCTCTCACTCAGAGTTCTCCCTGGTTGTCCCTTTATCTTCGGTCTCAGCACAGTTGGGTTCTTCAGTTGTTCTGCCCTGCAGTCTTTCTCCACCTTTAAACAGCGAAACTTTTGAAGTCCAGTGGTACAAGAACAAGGACTCTGAAGAAACTTTTCTTCTCCGCAAAGCCGAAAATGTGCAGGAGACCGTGAGGGATGCTAGGTACAAGGACAGAGTGTCTCTGATTGGGGAACTGGAGAAAGGGAACATCTCATTGGAACTGAGGAACCTCACGACGGCAGATGAAGGAGAATATGTGTGCTTTGTAGAGACCATCAGCTGGTATGAGAAGGCCAGCGTGAACCTGGTCGTAAATG AGTTCTCCCTGGTTGTCCCTGAATCTTCTGTCTCAGCACAGTTGGGTTCCTCAGTTGTTCTGCCCTGCAGTCTTTCTCGACCTATTAACACCAGATCTTTTGAAGTCCAGTGGTACAAGAACAAGGACTCTGAAGAAACAGTTCTGCTCCACAAAGCCGAAAATGTGCAGGAGATCAGGAGAGATGCCAGGTACAAGGACAGAGTGTCTCTGATTGGGGAACTGGAGAAAGGGGACATCTCATTGGAACTAAAGAACCTGATGGTGGCAGATGAAGGAGAATATGTGTGCCATGCTCAAAGCATCAGTTGGTATGAGAAGGCCAGCGTGAACCTGGTTGTGAAAg CACTGGGTTCTCCTGTTGTTGTCTCATTTGCGGATGCTGGAGAATTAACATCTGAAATACGAATGGTGATTGTGACCTGTACATCAGCTGGATGGTCACCAAAACCCACACTCACCTGGAGAGACAGCGCAGGACGAGAACTCCCAAACACCCACACTCACTACAGAACTG acTCTGAAGGCTTAGTGAGTGTGAGCTCGTGGTTGCTTGTATCTCCGTCTCAGTCAGACTGGATCTTCTGTACTGTGGGTTTAAACCATCAGGAAGTGAGAGAGAGCAGAATTGTTCCACTCAGAG GATCCTGGAAGGAAGCCTTCGTCTTAACTCTGGTGGTGTCattaattatcatcatcatcttcaccaTTCTTCTAATTTTATCCAGAAAAG gtttaCTCCCGCActgttcatctcataaaaaagcaaaagcagCAG TTAACTCACACGAGTCTTTACAATCAGAGACGCTTCCTCTCAACACTCAACAGGAGCAAG GTATCAGTCCACTCTCTGCAGCTCCAGAACCGACTGAAGAGCGACCAGCTTGGCAGGAGAGATATAAAG tGAGTCTCACTTTGGATCCATCAACAGCTCATAAATGTCTGAAAGTCTCCAGGGACAGGAAAAGTGTATCCTGTGAAAAACCAAACAGTAAATCTGACTGTAAATTTCCTGATGTTGTGAGTAAAGAGAAGTTCGGCTCAGGGCAGCACTACTGGGAGGTGATGATCCGGGATAAAACATCAAGGGCACGGCCAAAATCATCATGGTGTGTAGGAGTGACTCTGAAACCCGAGGCAGCACCACCGGCTTCGATAGTCTGGAGGGTTTATGAAGCCATCTGGAAATCTGAATACAAGAATGTTCTCGCAGCTCTCTGTTATGAAGAAGGCACTGGGTTATACCCTAATACTCATGATTCCTGTAAAATATCCACTGAATGTAACATGTACACATTAGGGCTGCATTTAAACTGTGAAAGTCGCACACTTTCCTTTTATAATGCAGATAAACCCTCTCATAATCATCTCTACACATTTGATACCATCCCACAGGGCACGTATTACGCGTTACTCAGTCCAGGAGTGAAAGATGAACATCCTATCAGAATCATTGAAATCTCATAG